The segment GCAATGCAAAGAAGGCAGCATAGAATGCGTCATGATGTACAGCTTCTGGCAATGGCAATAATGTTGAAGCCAGTTTAAATACCGGATCAGCATTGCCATTCAATGCAAGATCGATCGTGCGGAAATCACTCACCACATTCACACCTGTAATGGCTGCAACTGCTGCAGCATCGCCAAGTGCATGACTCATTTTCGTTTCCGGTGAATGGATGGCTGTATGTCCCATCAATCCGATCAATTGTATCTGGTAATCGAGATGATGCTCCTCTATGAATTGTTTTATTTGATCCGCTATCCAATGTCCATAATCAATATGCAGTTGCAGGTAATCAACAGCTGAACTGGTAGCGGCTGATTGTAAACGTTGCTGTAAATGGGAAGGATAAACAATGGATGCAGTTTGTCTTATTTCAACGTCCCATTTTTTTCCGCTTACTTCAAAAGAGGCAAATACAAGTTCTAAAGATTGGGTACTGGTATTACCTGCAGCGCCCAAGGCCCGGTAGATCATATATGGTCTGATTTTCGATTGTAGAATTTATTCTTCTAACAATCCTGTTCACAATTTTATCTGTTAGATTTGTAAAAATACGGCAGCAGGTTCAGGATTAATGTGTAATGAAAGGAAAGCTGGAAAATGAACGGCCACAAGTATAAATTTACAGCACATGGTCATCAATTTAAGCGAGCAGCATTCGTTGGTAAGCAACTGGGTGGCTGAGTTGAGGGATACCGAAATTCAGACCGATCGTATGCGTTTCCGCCGTAACCTGGAAAGGATCGGGGAAATAGCAGCTTACGAGATCAGCAAACTCCTGCCTTGGGAGGAAAAAGAAATTACAACCCCTTTGGGTAGCGCCCCCTCCAAAGTTTTGAAGGAGCAACCGGTTCTGGCTACAATATTAAGGGCAGGTTTGCCGTTACATCAGGGATTGTTGAACTATTTCGACAGGGCCGATAATGCGTTCATCTCAGCCTACCGGAAACATCATCGTGATGGTAGTTTTGAGATCAGCCTGGATTATATCAGTTGTCCCAGCCTTGAAAACAGGGTGGTGATCATTGCAGATCCGATGCTGGCCACCGGCAGCTCGCTCGTAAAAACAGTACAGTATTTACGGGATGAAGGGCAACCGGCTGAAATGCATATCGTTTGCGCCATCGCCTGTACAGTGGGGGTTGAATTTGTGCATCGCATAGAGCCTAAAGTAAAGATCTGGTGCGGCGCAATAGACGATGAATTAACGGCGAAAGGTTATATTGTGCCAGGTTTAGGTGATGCAGGTGATCTTGCTTACGGAACAAAAGTGCAGATGTAAAAGCAACGAAAACCGGAGATCATCGCTCAACAACAAGAATATCATGAAAAACTAAAAAGAAAACCCAATTATACCAATAACAAAAACCAAAGCAGCTTAAGATCGTTGAAGGACGTCTTTGCTGTATAACCGCTCTCTGATGAGAAAACTTATACTACTACCACTGTTACTGATCGTGTTGCAAACTTATGCACAGGATCCTAATTTCTCCCAATTCTTTGCCTCGCCTTTAACATTGAACCCCGCCTTAACCGGTAAGTTTAATGGTCTTGTTCGTGTGGCAGGTAACTATCGTAATCAATGGCCAACGATCAATAATGCATTTCGTACCGCAACTGCATCGGCTGATTTTGGTATTCTTGGAAATACCATTCCGGAGTTCGATCAGTTTGGTGTGGGTGTCATGGGGATGTATGATATCAATGGTGATGGGGTGATGAAGAACAGTTTCATCTCCGGTTCAGTTGCCTATCATAAAGGTATTGATGAAGATGGTTATCACCAGATTGGTGTTGGTTTCAGCGGAACCTATGCGCAACGCAAATTGGATATTAATAAACTTGATTTCCAGGACGAGTTAACAAGCTTAGGCTTTACCGGCAATACTGCTGAGGTTTTTGGCAGCTCTGGTTTTTTAAACATCAATTATGCTGATGTGAACGCTGGTTTTA is part of the Lacibacter sediminis genome and harbors:
- the upp gene encoding uracil phosphoribosyltransferase, with the protein product MVINLSEQHSLVSNWVAELRDTEIQTDRMRFRRNLERIGEIAAYEISKLLPWEEKEITTPLGSAPSKVLKEQPVLATILRAGLPLHQGLLNYFDRADNAFISAYRKHHRDGSFEISLDYISCPSLENRVVIIADPMLATGSSLVKTVQYLRDEGQPAEMHIVCAIACTVGVEFVHRIEPKVKIWCGAIDDELTAKGYIVPGLGDAGDLAYGTKVQM
- a CDS encoding anhydro-N-acetylmuramic acid kinase, producing MIYRALGAAGNTSTQSLELVFASFEVSGKKWDVEIRQTASIVYPSHLQQRLQSAATSSAVDYLQLHIDYGHWIADQIKQFIEEHHLDYQIQLIGLMGHTAIHSPETKMSHALGDAAAVAAITGVNVVSDFRTIDLALNGNADPVFKLASTLLPLPEAVHHDAFYAAFFALLRWREDNNMLAADTGALRDSIGGAVWVGQEW
- a CDS encoding PorP/SprF family type IX secretion system membrane protein, translating into MRKLILLPLLLIVLQTYAQDPNFSQFFASPLTLNPALTGKFNGLVRVAGNYRNQWPTINNAFRTATASADFGILGNTIPEFDQFGVGVMGMYDINGDGVMKNSFISGSVAYHKGIDEDGYHQIGVGFSGTYAQRKLDINKLDFQDELTSLGFTGNTAEVFGSSGFLNINYADVNAGFIYNGATNDYNNFYVGASVYHINRPKVSFQGAEYIMNPRFTLHGGGYFPIADATTLFVSANHQRQAGATETIFGAALGYTVNSDFDSPTDVYAGAFVRWGDAVIPYIGIEFGNYRFGASYDINTSRLSAASQRRGGMEVSLIWTKKHTDPNKKKLNCPRF